The DNA window GCGAGtcaggaagagaaaacagagaaaagacaaaaccaGACACAGATTTTTTAGATTTCTCATGAATCTGAGAAGAGTGAGTGCAAACAGAAGAGATGATTCAGTTAGTAAGAGAGGATACTTATGCACACTAAGAGCTTTGTTTAGAGCCAGGCTTCGTCCCCTGGGCTTAAATATTGAAACTCCAGATTTCAGGGATGTTTCTACGACCTCGCTCTCAGGATGACGTAGAAAGAGCGCATTAACAGGGCGTGTAGGGGAAGGCCCCGTGTTCAAGTCTATACTCTTCCCACCttccaaactctctctctccttgacttcttctcttgtttaaaaaaagggagtCTAAAAGGTTTGTTCCCTGGTCATAGAAGGAGTTTTATGAACTGTTAGAAAGCTGAAGTAAGGCTGGGAACCTTTCGTCATGTCGCATTAAAAAGGCTGAATTCTGGCTCCGAGGAAATCAGGCTGacaaatattttctcttttttcccatGAGAGCATTTCCCTTTCTCGTTGtcttcctgcaaaaaaaaaaaaaaaaatctgactgaAGTGAAGCCGCTGCTTTCCCTCGGCTTGCATGTCAAGTAGAGGTAAGGGCGCCCCCTCATGGCCGATCAGGGAATCCAATCATTGAACTCCTCTTCTGCCTGAGGTCCTGTAGCTCTCATGTGTGCCAACGTCTACTCAAGTTTCAGCATTAACCAAGACTATAATAGGAAGTTAATGTTTTAGAGAGCCTAAAGAAGACGTTCGTCTGTGAAAACTTCAAATATGTGACATCAAAACGTTGAACACAAGTAGATAAATCCATACTCAAACTTTAGCATGAATAAAAGTATAAACAAAGACGAGGATGTCAAGGTTCAGAGCTGAGGCTCCTCTTAAAGCCCCCTCCTCATGTGTGCACGCTGCCTGTCAGCATGAGCTCGTCCCTATAGATCACTATTCTCTCCATCCTTCTTCATCCTTTGTCTCGCTGCACGCCGCACGGGCACGGTTGACCGGTGGCCTCAGCTGACTGCCTCCGACAATTACCAGTGTGTGGGAAAAGCCTAGCAACAGCAGGTCAGACCCTGTCAATCAAAAACATGAGAGCACACTGGTGGACGAGCCCCACAGACGAGTCTCGGGGGTTGGACTTGACACATGATGGACGGGTGATGGAATCCTGATTTAAGCGACTGCAGTTTGAGGAGGGCGCCCCCCAGGTGGGTTCATATATAATCCTCTATTCATGTGCTCCTCTAAAGGCCTCTGCACATTTGAgtctgtttgaataaaaacagagtcTGTCCACTGCTGAAAACAAGACAGGAGCGAGGAGAGATTCAGCTGTGGATAAGGAGCGGCAGAATAATGACGATCACTTCCTGGTTGATTTCAGGATGTTAGTGGTCGAGTTTGATTACGCTGCTATCTTTACTACAACTGTCTTTaaatcatgtattttatttgagcTGACGCCTTCTCAGGCAGAAATCCAGATAaactcctcctctgtctttaGGGTCATGAAAGAGTTCAATACATGCTATTAGAAAGTTGGCACCATCAGGTTTGGGCCGTCTCAGGAGCTCCCCTGGAGTTCTAGttttaaagatttcattttgggctttttgtgcctttattggagagataggacagaaatcagagagagagagagagaggggggggaacgacatgcaggaaaggagccacaggccggattcaaacccaggccgcccgcttggaagactacagcctccatacatggggcgggcgcactaaccaccacgccaccagcaccccctcCCCCGGAACATTTTAAGGGACCAGACATTTCTCTTCCATCATATCAACACTTTAATGCATCGTTGAATAATCCTGATCTCGTCTTGTGTCCGTCAGGCACAAACATGTCTGGAGGTTTACTTCAGCTTTACTGGAATCTTTATGTTTTTGATAAAAAGGGGGCGTGGCAAGCAGAGCATCTTGTCGCAATAGTAACTAGccctttcagaaaaaaactttgACTCTTCTCTGACATCTTTACtggatgatgacatcatcaagtCTGACAAGTCGGAGACCAGAATCCTCTCAGACTTTCTAGGTTGTCGTTCCGACTCGAGGCCACCTTCACTTTGCGTCTCTCCTCATTAAAAACTAATTATGACTGCAGGGGGGGAGGAGCTCCTCTGGCTCCATGTTTTTCAGGTATAACAGGCCAAAAACATATCTCAGAGTATGCCAAACATCTGTCACATTAGGAGCTCATCtccatgtttgtatttcaggaAACAGAGAATGGATGAGTGTTATTCCTGACTGGGAAGACAAAATCAATGTTATAGGTGACATGGCTTTAGATTACAGCAGCTAATGTGAGCACACAGATAATCTGATCAATACTCGGGGACAAAGGGAGCAGTATGGGGAGAGCGGCACACAGCAGGGTGAATCCCACCTCTCTGAGCTCCTGATTGAGTCTGCGTTGTGGGCTGAAAGCCAGACATCTAGCAAGCTTAGACTAACTTTATTTGATCACATTAGAGCAGCAGACGAGACTGGAGCGGGGAGCGGGACATTAATGACAAACATTGGTCTGTCcctcacacaaaaacagcatGTGACTCCCCAGGCTTCTCAGAAAAGGGGATTTAGTGAGGAATGTAAACTAATGCAATCACACTAATAAGAAAACAATTCATTTGTCCGAGAGGCACTTTCCCCCCGAGTGTCGGCCTTTGAATCCGGGCTGAGCTGTTAAGGTGAAGCTTTTTCAAAAGGGACGATTGTGTCGAGTGCGGcagataagacaaaaaaaaaaaaaaaaaagctgctgaatcTAATTTTACACAAAGGCCAAGACGACAATCACATCATGTGGTCTAAATTTGTCAAGTCCCAGGACAAAGGGTGACCTGTGGATCTCAAAGCTGAACTCTGTCCTGAACTACGACCCCTATAGATCCCCCATTAAGCCCGGCTCTGCCCCCCCTCTTTACTGAGATCTCTGCAAGCAGTGGAATACTTCATCTGTGCTCACATGCAGACCACAAGAACAGAATCCTACTCCAGCAGAGAGATCGGAAAGTACCTAAAAAATCCAgtgaaaaaagcacaaaaaataacttgaatgCTACCACATTAACCTTCTCCTACGACATCACCTCCACAGTATCACAAGCAGCAGCCTCACAGATTTCATTCTAAGTGTTTATTAAATTCATGAGCCTTTCTGGTTAGCTTTGACTCAAACTGTCGCTGTTGTTGGACAGAAAGGTTTGAAAGAGGGCCAAGTTCCAGAGGAAGTTACTCTTTTCATACTGACTAAAGCGGGCCAGCACGGCTTTGTTCCCCGCCTTGCACAGGCTTTTTAGAGTTATGAACAGAGAGCTGAAGGCTGAATGAGAGGCGGCAAGGAGCGCTACTTAATACCAAATCCTTTATTGTGCCACCTTTTGtgtgctgacacacacacactgaatgaatAGGGCCGAGTCTTCCTGCAGGCTAAGCTCAAATGCTCCAGCCTAATTCTCCCACTCTGCCAATCTGATAAACACGACCTGCAGGAAGCAAAGGgttaacaaagagaaaaaaccGTGGAGATGTTTGAGGCTGAAGCCGCTCACAGTCTGCAGCACAACATGAGAAAATTCCTTCATATTTCtgtctgtaaataaacaaatcgGGAGCCAAGCCCGCTGATGGCTCCTTTCCCTTTCTGCTCGTTGGAGCTCTGGTCTTTGTCACTCTCAGTTCCCAAAACACTCTCTCTACCTTCCCCTTATCTCTCTCCCAGACCCGGCTCTGCATCCTCCCGCCTGTGCTACTCCAAGTTGGGCACTGAGCCCAAAACATTACAAGCGGCTTCACCCGCCTCCCCACCTCGCTGCCCTTTGCCATCGCTATCGCGCCGTATAAGAACCAGACCCTCTCTCGGACTGCACTTAGCTCAGAGGCTAACACTAACCAGCCGCAGATGTTTACATTGGAAGGAAGGGGCAGCAGATGCGGTCTCACTCAATAAAACTTGCATCTCtccctttgtctctcttttttttttttcagacgtTCTCTGAGTCTGCAGGGAGCCCAGGGGAGCTCTTTAGATGTGTGGGTGTGACAACTTGCTCTCAGGCTTTATTTGACTCAttcccagctctctctctctctctctctctctctctctccctctctctgtgtgctgtgaGTCACCTGGGTTTCCcctttaaaagagagaagaaaaaaaaactctcttttCCTATTTCACAAAGTGCCAGATACCGAGCGCTGCAGCCTGAGACGTGATTATTGTTGAGGGTTATTTACAGAAAGTGCACGGAAGTGTTTTGTTTGCAAAGCTCACCGTCATTCAGGTGAATGTTAGCACACCTGAGTCCTCTTTatttgatgataaaaaaaagagacacaaccCAAGAGTGGAATTCCAGCAGCAAGAACAGACAGGAATATCTCCCACGTAACACTCTGCAAACAAAGCTGGGGCAGACACCTCCTTGATCCTTGAGAAATTGATAGATAGATCGAGAGCACCAGTGAGGAGTGTTTGGCCTCAttaggaaagagagagagagtgaatccAGAGGCGTTAATGTAGGGTAGAGCTGAGATGAAAGagggtgctttttttttttaactggtgtCACCTTCTGCTGTGAAAGATTCCCCGAGCTGGAAGAcgtcaacatgtttgttttttatcagaatGTAAAGATGTGTTAGAGAGGCTGGATGTGTGGTCTGATGTGAGCTCATCTACACTGTGACAACAACACTAACCAGCACCAAAACCCCTCTGACATTAAACTGCTCTGTGATACCTCAAtcgtatttatttatttctcaaacAACACTTTACTTTCCGTCTCAAACTGCTGCTTCAGATGGTTCCAGAGTGAGCGCTGCACATGGCTAATGGAAGGCAGATTGCAGGGCTCTGCAGCAGTAATGACCTGGCAGACAGCGAGCGCTTCAGTGGATCAGAGTTGGAGCCTGCGGGCCCTTTGTCAGGAGGTCTGAGAAGTGGCAGGTCACTATATAGTCTAAACCTATTTAAGAAGGAGCATACCAGcacctcctgcagctccacagagCGGGGAGGGAGCtgctttgaaaaacatcttaGGAGGAGTCGTAAAACACCCGGCTGAACGGCCTCCTAAACATGGCATGGTGAATCCAAGAACATAACTCATAATTGCTCAGCTAATCCTCGTCAAGCTGGCCTCGGTCTGCAGCGTGTCTTTGTGGAAACAATGTCTCTGTGcagcttttttccccctcagaatataatttattcattccaaaaaaaaaacatggaggcaGCGGTGTTTTGGTTTGAGAAAGTGGAGCCCGGGGTAGTGGCTGCGACGCTTTTGTTTGCACTGATCTCGTTTAACATACTCGTTTGTGGTGAGTTGGTTAAGCATGGTAGAGGCTGAGTGCTTTTTCTCAGGCAGAGTAACACAACAGTATCATTATGTGCCCAGTGGGAAGGAACCCTCCGTGAACCTCCAGGGTTTTACTCTCCCACAACCAGCcgaggaggggggtggagggggggtcTGTATGCAGGCATGCATATGAAACAAATAAAGAGGGTGAAGGCAATATCTGGTCAACGAGGCACACATGGCATTACAGAGGATGTGAGAGATCAGTGTGAATGTCTGCAGCCCTCGTCCAAAACTCTCAATAAatgaaacatcaacaaaaagagAGACCGGTGGCTTTCCCTGCACTTAACAAAAACATCTGAAGAGCATTATTCCTGACAGAGCATCACACTGAGGAGGAAGAGCTCGGCTCAGCAACGGGAGGAGCTTCCTCGGCTCTGTGCGCCTTGCATGGGTCCATTAAGAAAAAGCTCTCAGGGAGGCAGTCAGTGGAAGATCTGCAGAGGGGGGAACAGAGTCTCTGAATAAAGAGTCTGACAACATGACGACGTGGGCGCACAACAGTTGAAACGTGTGTTAGTACTTCCCTCTAGTGGCCATTTTGTATACTGCTGATACAAAGACAAAGAATGCAGCCAACATAGAAGTTACAACGTTTATACAGTAAATGTTAGAGAGGGAAGCAGATGTTCCTGTTTGCATATGAACCACTCTGCACATATAAGAAGCCTGATATACACCATGATAGATCCAGAAGTTGTGTCTGTGACAGTttgactctgcagcagcaggaacacacacagtTGTTTTGAATCCATGACAATAACGCCTGAACAACGTCTGAATGTTCTCAtgcttcactttgttttgtgcatttgaTGTGGGGTAAGTTTCATTCATATTAAGGCTTTTTGGTGAGTGACAAATACCCAAAAGAAGGGAGGGGAAGAAGGAATGCATCGATATATCGGTCCCTATTGCAGCTGTATATGTAAGTGAGTTGTATCTTGTGTTTCATGATTGGTTTACCACTTATTATTGGTGGTGGGAGTATTTAGCAGGTTTCCtatactgtcattgcaaaatttgcccATTTTGAGCCACTTTGGTTTAAAGTTGGTCGGCCCTCAGGGGACCCCTCACTGGTCTGGGGCCctaagcagttgcctgcctcgCCTGTTGACAAGAGGCGCCTCTGCACGCACTGCAATCGCAGAATGAATGCATGAAGCATCTTGTACCTGGGAGTGAATTATTCCGACCGCTCGTTTTCTTTGACGACCTGTTCAGGCCGACAGCCACGATAGGCCCGTGAAGAAAAACATTCCGTTGCACCGATGTCAGTATCCGATTTGAATCTGTTGTGATGTATCAATCGTATGTTAGTTTTAATCAAACTGTAGAGACATTAAACGAATATAAAGCCAGTGAAGAAAAGTTTAAGGTTTTTAGGGTGGACATCCCGATTTCTAAGGGGCTCATGCcgacccctctggacacgcccctggttaacaacaaacacatcagtctttacataaaaatatcaaaaacagaGTATATGTGTAATACTGCAGCAAAGGGCCTCTTCAGCGTGGAACTCCTCTTTACTTACCTTGATGACGAATTTGTGAGGGGCCATCTGAACGCAGAGGTCACCTGAAACAAGTGAATGATACTTTATTACACACATCACACTCCCTTATTATCACCATTCTGATGAAATCTGGCAGACTACGTTAGCCATCACCCAAAGAAAAGACCTGGTTGTAATTTATGGGTTAAAGCTGCATCATAAAACCAGTTTGTTATGTTACTTGctgacataaacacaaaacctgaaaatacatttgaactAGGGCTGAGCGATAAAtggagtttttaagatatatcgatatattttcaatccAGATATAGGGGAGGACAATATTgttaatatcgatatagttcatgttgcattaaaataactttatacGTTTCTTCTGTAGAGCTGCCAGCTCACCTGTTTCTCAGAACAGgtagtttgttttcatgaacatgttgaACTTGTGCATCTgactgttaataaaagacatGTTGAGATACAGCATATCAAGGATCGCCATTCAGTGAAAAAATATCAAGacatgagttttggtccatatcgcctgCAGCCCTGATTGAAACTGTTAAATTCAGCGTTTTATTGTCAGTTTTAATCAAATCGTAGAGAcgttaagagagagagagacaaattaacatcaaattaacattttacaaACGTAACACTCTTTACATCAGTTATGTTTCATAATTAATATCTTCCATATGGAACACTTTAAAAGGTAgaattgaattattttcataCAGTTTATATCAGAATGTTGTAGTACTCTCCGGTACAGAAAGGAGGCGACAAACAAAATGTTGGTTTGCGATCTACCGAATAactcagagaagaagaagaaaatctgaACGAGATTTGAGAAAggaacatttaataaaagttATTTAACGTGAAAGTTACATTACTCTCTTTTATTACGTTACAAAACATGAACCTTTGAATGTGAAGGCTTTAAAACTTGGACTGTAAAAATGAAACTGGCGCATTTTCCAGTTTGTTCAGTTTATAAgtttatatttaaacatttcGACAGTTAAAgttattaatttaaaacaaacgtGACAAACTAACGACACAACAGAACAAACTAACTGTAAACAGAACAAACTAACTCTAAACAGaacatctagaaacacatgGAACTCTGAATAAGTGTTGAAAGAACAGATTTCATACCGCCAACAGGTTTGAATGTCACACGACGAGGCGCCGAGATATGACGTCACTTAGTTTGTAGTCCAAACACGGTGTGAAGCGGTTTGAAGAAAACTACAAACATCACGTAGATTGTGGGAAATTCTATCtccacacacatatatatatatatatatatgattaaTTTggctttttggctttaattcagTATTTTTAATTAAGAATCAGGAATTCAAACTGTCGACAATTTTACAATTTACTCCAAGCAGCATTAAGATGacgaaatgtaaaataaaacaaccaaacatGAGAAAGATATACTGTAAgttcaaaacaatcaaaatgaaataGAGTTAGGtgataaattaaattaaattaaattaaattaaattacattacattaaatgacattaaaataaaattggGAGAAATGCTTTAGCTGCTTTTATATATATAGCAACTATTTTTAAAGAGCGGAAGAAACGCGACCGTTGATCAAAAAGGACCCCACTTTCTTGTACCCAACCTAAGACTCGTGTCGCTACCACGGAAACGAGTCGTCTATGAAAAAGCCCGCTCAAAATATCAGGATAATGCGTTATCAAATTGTTTGCGATTTGTTCCCGTTATAAGAGGCAACTAAAATAGGTTACAGGCTAAACTTGGtttgatttaatgtgtttttcatgaaTAATTTatccaaaatgtgttttattttggtcaGGCAACGCTTCGGCCTCACTATCCGAGATATGCCAACTAAAGGCGCTTAACATGGAAGCAGCGCAGCAGACTGTCAGGTCACCACGGTGACATGTGACACTTTTATTTATCATCACTATTATTTAAATCGCTGTATTTGTCACGTTTGAACCATAAGTGTGTTAAAAGGCTGTGACTCAGTGATGTCTCGGTTTGTTAGGAAAGCTCCTTCAGTCTGCACCGATCGACCTTTAAACAACAGTGACGTCAGCACGAAGCTGCGCTCCCTGAAGCAGctgctcacttcctgtttgggtCCCACAGGGAGACTGAAACACGTTCAGAACAACATCGGAGGACACGTGGTCACGACGTCATCCTCCTCGGTGCTCCTCACGTCCGTCACCTCCTCACAGCCAATCATCGACCTGATAAGCAGCTCCATCCTCCACCACGTCTCCCGGTTCAGTGACTGCGGCTTGTTTGcagctgttctgtgtttgtctctgatcCAAGAAGCAAAGCAGAGTGGTGTGAGCAGACAGGTGAACAAACACCTGCTGAGTCTGTGCACCTCGTACCTCCAACATGAACACTGTGGCTGCAGAGTGCCTGTGGACCTCAGCAGCACTCAGGATCTCATCACATTGTCTCTCAGTGTCGTCTCCAGTAAACCTGCATGTGTGCTGACAGAGGCCGAGGCTCTTCACGTCAGCAGGCTGGCTGTGAGGGCGTTTCTGCTGACTGTTCCCTGTGGCGGCCCGGGGCCCGTCACACTCGGCAGAACACTGAGTGTTGGTGTTGAAGGAGCGAGTGTGCTTCACTCGGAGGTGTTTCCGGGTTTACTGGTGGAAGTGCGTGACGTATTCTGCCTCCGAACTGCAGAAACCCTGCGTTCAGACCCCCTGCGGGTTGTGTTGTTCAGCACATCTCTGGCTGGAGACCTGTGTGAGCTGGGGGATGGTATCATCCAGGTGCACCCAGGTGTGGACACAGACTCTCAgatcctggatcagctcctggagctctgtgaatgtgtgatcAGAGATGGCGTGAAGCTCTTTGTGTGTCAGAAGGTCGTACACCCGGTCCTGCAGCAGTACCTGAGGAGGCACGGCGTCATGGTGATGGAGAGGGTGGGGCTGTCTCTCATGGAGCCGCTCGCTCTGCTGACAGGTAGGTAgacaaagcccccccccccccccccatacatatatattaacctgaaaaaaagatttaaagaatacctctagatgaatcaaactgaaactgtgcagttaaaaatagatttatacaagaaatgttcAGAACCTGTGCagagataaaaatatatgtgagatttaaagAAGAACCTAGAAACAGttaaatctgtaattagacctgaatataaaaaatcaaaaagtgttgaccttctgttgtgttgtttatatatgtacagcaatgtttaaaaagaagagttatcaaaaaacagacattcaataacagtcagtgcaaacaGAAACTGGCAGTTTGTCTGATCAGAGGCTGTGCTGCTGATCGTTTacttcacatttcttttcttttcttagtcATTTCATTTGTAACttgtataactttttttttatgtcagatCATCTTTCATTCCTGTCTCCCCCCTTTAACGTCCAGGTGCTCTACCTGTGGCCACGCTGCACGCCACAATCCCCGCCAAGGCTTACGGGACGGTGAAGGAGGTCAGCATCAAGGAGTTTGGATCGAAGACGATGCTGCACTTAGAGCCCGCTGGAGAGTCTGCCATCTGCACCATGACCCTCTGCCACAGGAACGAGACCATGCTGAGCGAGCTGAAGGTAGGATAGAGGGAGGACGGTTAGAttactttcactttttgtaGCTTTTAAAGAAAGTTATCAACGTTCGTATCACAGATAAACTCAAAGTAAAGAGGCGACGCGTGCGAGATGGTTCATGGAGACGACTCCAGCTGCACAGATTTTACACCGACAGGctccatcctccctctctccctgctctGTCGTCGCCTTGTTTCCTTGTAACCATGCTAACCCTTTAaatccccaccaccaccacctcagcATCCACCTGCAGGCTCCAACCGACAGTTTAAGATATGATGTCACCACCCCTCAAtttctgcattttaaataaatctacGAGGAGTGACGAGGTCGGAGCTTAGATGCCAAACTCAAACTCTGTTCTgctgaaataaatatttcaaacataaaacaaacacaaacgtgAGCCGTCTGTCTGAAATGTGAATGacagtttcatttttcattttctttatttgttccgtttgtcaaaacacacaacagaaaaagaaaaactgattcacactttatcccatgtacagaaaggagcagggagaagaatacaTCTTGTTTTACCGCCCACTCcctcaaaaagaaaatactgaatgTTTGGATGGTTCTGTCCAAATTATAATCAATGAATGAAtaccaacataaaacaaatctgacaattcagtcttcacttcctcagaaataagaaggaaaacacacaaactgccTCTTTCATACCGTCTGATATCTTTGttctgaaacattttcttaaactgaacTATCTGAACACAAcccttcaaatcattatttaaagaattccacaatttaattccaatgacagaaatacatttctgttttaaagttatCCTCGAGAAATGATgcttaaaattacattttcttctgtgctcttcatcttctgtaaactgttgaactgcaacatgtttttgtttttttgcaacgTGAGAAGAGGATGTGTGTAAACTCAACGTTTCTCAGAGTAAAATGGCGTCACAGTCAGAGTAGTCTGAACTtcatcgtgtgtgtgtctgtgtgtgtgtctgtgtgtctgtgtgtctgtgtgtgtgtctgtgtgtctgtgtgtgtgtgtgtgtgtgtctgtgtgtctgtgtgtctgtgtgtgtgtgtgtgtctgtgtgtgtgtgtctgtgtgtgtgtgtgtgtgtctgtgtgtctgtgtgtctgtgtgtgtgtgtgtgtgtgtctgtgtgtgtgtgtgtgtctgtgtgtctgtgtgtgtgtgtgtgtgtgtgtgtgtgtgtgtgtgtgtgtgtctgtgtgtgtgtgtctgtgtgtgtgtgtgtctgtgtgtgtgtgtgtctgtgtgtgtgtgtgtgtgtgtgtgtctgtgtgtctgtgtgtgtgtgtgtgtctgtgtgtgtgtgtgtgtgtgtgtctgtgtgtctgtgtgtgtgtgtgtgtgtctgtgtgtctgtgtgtctgtgtgtgtgtgtgtgtgtgtctgtgtgtgtgtgtgtgtctgtgtgtctgtgtgtgtgtgtgtgtgtgtgtgtgtgtgtgtgtgtgtgtgtgtctgtgtgtgtgtgtctgtgtgtgtgtgtgtctgtgtgtgtgtgtgtctgtgtgtgtgtgtgtgtgtgtgtgtgtctgtgtgtctgtgtgtgtgtgtgtgtctgtgtgtctgtgtgtgtgtgtgtgtgtgtgtctgtgtgtctgtgtgtgtgtgtgtgtgtgtgtgtgtgtgtctgtgtgtctgtgtgtgtgtgtctgtgtgtgtgtgtctgtgtgtgtgtgtgtgtgtctgtgtgtctgtgtgtctgtgtgtgtgtgtgtgtgtgtgtgtctgtgtgtgtgtgtgtgtctgtg is part of the Labrus bergylta chromosome 10, fLabBer1.1, whole genome shotgun sequence genome and encodes:
- the mkks gene encoding McKusick-Kaufman/Bardet-Biedl syndromes putative chaperonin → MSRFVRKAPSVCTDRPLNNSDVSTKLRSLKQLLTSCLGPTGRLKHVQNNIGGHVVTTSSSSVLLTSVTSSQPIIDLISSSILHHVSRFSDCGLFAAVLCLSLIQEAKQSGVSRQVNKHLLSLCTSYLQHEHCGCRVPVDLSSTQDLITLSLSVVSSKPACVLTEAEALHVSRLAVRAFLLTVPCGGPGPVTLGRTLSVGVEGASVLHSEVFPGLLVEVRDVFCLRTAETLRSDPLRVVLFSTSLAGDLCELGDGIIQVHPGVDTDSQILDQLLELCECVIRDGVKLFVCQKVVHPVLQQYLRRHGVMVMERVGLSLMEPLALLTGALPVATLHATIPAKAYGTVKEVSIKEFGSKTMLHLEPAGESAICTMTLCHRNETMLSELKVVCQQTEHVLRLTLKEPSALLGGGCTETHLAAHIRHQSVQEVAESASALGCSQTEYLLGVEGFCRSLEAVAAALHHDGGDSFMDLTHAHHWTRPADAMTENMEDNSALCCGCGMVQSGPTVDMKWTHLNTEHPEFSPAALLKDRAVQPRVLDSFTAKLNALQVAVETANLVLDVRFVIQDTN